Proteins from a single region of Rhipicephalus sanguineus isolate Rsan-2018 chromosome 5, BIME_Rsan_1.4, whole genome shotgun sequence:
- the LOC125758602 gene encoding ATP-dependent DNA helicase PIF1-like: MEVDAPSTSSSALAPVTSSYNAYVICASTGKAAVAVCGTTIHTAFKLVRSASTAGKQAALIGIMGDGGLSPSDLNTFRVPFRRVKCVIIDEVSMMSADQLRAVDCRLRQITQCVNELFGGLDVILSGDLCQLPPVLATEIYKRCRSADGLTGLTVVTCHHLEYFPLVRVVRQSNIGFSNVLTKIGDGRALEPDEVRLLESRFVTAAEAFTEAREHAPSAVRIFYSNNEVTRFNEAVEQAQGDGGYRTLRAPDEFLGCKTPHLLENAKRRVERMVSREFANLPREVLVVIGKPYMITSNIYVVDGLVNGAVGVLRMCEFEQGGEEEEQGRGGERRKGVSG, from the coding sequence ATGGAAGTGGACGCGCCTTCCACTTCATCGTCTGCACTGGCACCGGTAACGTCATCGTACAACGCGTACGTCATCTGCGCCAGCACGGGCAAGGCCGCCGTTGCAGTTTgtggcaccaccattcacaccGCCTTCAAGCTCGTGCGCAGTGCCAGTACCGCTGGCAAGCAGGCGGCTCTCATCGGCATCATGGGAGACGGTGGTCTGAGTCCCAGTGATCTCAACACGTTTCGAGTCCCGTTCCGCCGAGTCAAGTGCGTCATCATCGACGAGGTCAGCATGATGTCTGCCGATCAACTCAGAGCCGTTGACTGCCGTCTGCGCCAGATCACGCAGTGTGTGAACGAGCTCTTCGGAGGTTTGGACGTCATCCTCAGCGGCGACTTGTGTCAGCTACCGCCCGTGCTCGCGACCGAAATCTACAAGCGGTGCCGCAGTGCGGACGGACTCACCGGACTCACCGTGGTGACGTGTCATCATCTAGAGTACTTTCCCCTCGTGCGAGTCGTTCGCCAGTCTAACATCGGCTTCTCCAACGTCCTCACAAAGATTGGAGACGGCCGCGCGCTGGAACCGGACGAGGTGCGGCTGCTGGAATCGCGCTTCGTCACCGCCGCCGAAGCCTTTACCGAAGCCAGGGAACACGCGCCCTCTGCCGTGCGCATCTTCTACTCGAACAACGAGGTGACTCGCTTCAACGAGGCCGTTGAGCAGGCGCAGGGAGACGGTGGGTACCGAACGCTGCGAGCTCCGGACGAGTTTCTCGGGTGCAAGACGCCGCACCTGCTGGAGAACGCCAAGCGCAGGGTGGAGCGGATGGTCAGCCGCGAGTTTGCAAACCTCCCGCGAGAAGTGTTGGTCGTGATCGGCAAGCCCTACATGATCACCTCCAATATTTACGTTGTGGACGGTTTGGTCAACGGTGCCGTTGGAGTCTTGCGCATGTGCGAGTTTGAACAAGGaggggaagaagaagaacaaggaagaggaggagaaagACGCAAGGGCGTCTCTGGCTAG